A single Gammaproteobacteria bacterium DNA region contains:
- the ftsW gene encoding putative lipid II flippase FtsW, with the protein MMAQSIPGLRFLAASSPMSTQRHGRFPLDILLLGSALLLLAVGVVMVASASVSIAERQMNDPLYYLWRQASFVSVGLIAAYSVLRVRLVYWERLGPYFLLLGLSLLVVVLLIGREINGSTRWLALGPVNFQPSELVKLFVVVYLAGYLVRRGDEVRQSIKGFLKPMALVGLIGLLLLLEPDFGAAAVITLTVLGMMFLGGVRLWQFVVLFMVMLSAMGALAYSSPYRVARLTSFVNPWSDPFDSGFQLTQALIAFGRGEWLGVGLGGSIQKLFYLPEAHTDFLFAVLAEELGLLGVVTIIALFAILVWRAFVIGTASAAAGNHFGAYAAYGIGMWLGLQAFINLGVNMGVLPTKGLTLPLMSYGGSSIVMSCVAVALLLRISHEHPVAAQPAACRTVVGRSGSGAAARQGSATRSAGRGRRA; encoded by the coding sequence ATGATGGCGCAGTCCATTCCTGGTTTGCGCTTTCTGGCGGCGTCGTCACCGATGTCGACGCAGCGGCATGGGCGTTTTCCGCTGGACATCCTGTTGCTGGGCTCGGCGCTGTTGTTGCTGGCCGTGGGGGTGGTGATGGTGGCCTCGGCCTCGGTGTCCATTGCCGAACGCCAGATGAATGACCCGCTCTATTATCTGTGGCGACAGGCCTCCTTTGTCAGTGTTGGCCTGATCGCGGCTTACAGCGTGTTGCGCGTGCGTCTGGTCTACTGGGAGCGTCTGGGACCCTATTTCCTGTTGCTCGGTTTGAGTCTGCTGGTAGTCGTGCTGCTGATCGGCCGCGAGATCAACGGCAGTACGCGTTGGCTGGCGCTGGGCCCGGTGAACTTCCAGCCTTCGGAACTGGTGAAATTATTTGTGGTGGTGTATCTGGCCGGTTATCTGGTGCGGCGTGGCGACGAGGTGCGGCAGAGCATCAAGGGGTTTCTCAAGCCGATGGCGCTGGTGGGGCTGATCGGTTTGCTGTTGTTGCTGGAACCCGATTTCGGCGCGGCGGCGGTGATCACCCTGACCGTGCTGGGAATGATGTTTCTCGGCGGCGTGCGCCTCTGGCAATTTGTCGTGCTATTTATGGTGATGCTGTCCGCCATGGGTGCACTGGCCTACTCCTCGCCCTATCGTGTCGCGCGGTTGACCTCGTTCGTGAATCCCTGGAGCGATCCTTTCGACAGCGGATTCCAGCTGACCCAGGCGCTGATCGCCTTTGGTCGCGGTGAGTGGCTGGGGGTGGGGCTGGGTGGCAGCATCCAGAAATTGTTTTATCTGCCCGAGGCGCACACCGATTTTCTGTTTGCCGTGCTGGCCGAAGAGCTGGGCCTGCTCGGTGTAGTCACGATTATCGCCCTGTTCGCGATACTGGTGTGGCGCGCGTTTGTGATCGGCACCGCCTCGGCAGCGGCCGGCAATCATTTTGGCGCCTATGCTGCTTACGGCATCGGCATGTGGCTGGGTCTGCAGGCCTTCATCAATCTCGGAGTGAACATGGGCGTGTTGCCGACCAAGGGGCTGACCCTGCCGCTGATGAGTTACGGCGGCTCCAGTATCGTGATGAGCTGCGTGGCGGTTGCGCTGTTGTTGCGTATCTCACACGAGCATCCGGTCGCGGCACAGCCGGCGGCATGTCGCACGGTAGTCGGACGTAGCGGATCCGGAGCGGCCGCCCGCCAGGGTTCCGCCACCCGCTCGGCCGGTCGGGGGCGTCGCGCATGA